In the Ilumatobacteraceae bacterium genome, one interval contains:
- a CDS encoding CDGSH iron-sulfur domain-containing protein yields MAEPRITITADGPYLVAGDVPLRRREIIVSEHGESLAWRTGTEIESKDRYALCRCGQSANKPFCDGTHARAEFDGTETAPADTYDERSKAYPGTGITVHDDRGICEHAGFCGNKASNVWKMARKTDDTIVRSQVMAMIERCPSGALTYEVEGETVEPVLPVEIDVITDGPLWVTGGVPIERADGRPIETRNRVTLCRCGASGNKPLCDGSHAEVGFRG; encoded by the coding sequence ATGGCCGAACCACGGATCACGATCACGGCCGACGGTCCGTACCTCGTCGCAGGAGATGTCCCGCTCCGGCGGCGGGAGATCATCGTGTCCGAGCACGGCGAGTCGCTCGCGTGGCGGACGGGGACCGAGATCGAGTCGAAGGACCGGTACGCGCTGTGCCGCTGCGGCCAGTCGGCCAACAAGCCCTTCTGCGACGGCACCCACGCCCGAGCCGAGTTCGACGGCACCGAGACCGCACCGGCCGACACCTACGACGAGCGCAGCAAGGCGTATCCCGGTACGGGCATCACCGTGCACGATGACCGAGGGATCTGCGAGCACGCCGGCTTCTGTGGCAACAAGGCGTCGAACGTGTGGAAGATGGCACGCAAGACCGACGACACGATCGTGCGCAGCCAGGTGATGGCGATGATCGAACGGTGCCCGTCCGGGGCGCTCACCTACGAGGTCGAGGGCGAGACGGTCGAACCGGTTCTCCCGGTCGAGATCGACGTCATCACCGACGGCCCGCTGTGGGTGACGGGTGGTGTCCCGATCGAGCGCGCCGACGGACGACCGATCGAGACGCGCAACCGGGTCACGCTCTGCCGCTGCGGCGCCTCGGGCAACAAGCCGCTGTGCGACGGATCACACGCCGAGGTGGGTTTCCGCGGCTGA
- a CDS encoding NAD(P)-dependent alcohol dehydrogenase has protein sequence MKAIEQRGYGGPDQLELRDVERPEPTDDQVLVRVHVAATNPLDWHFLTGTPWLLRLMAGLRTPKQPRRGVDLAGVVEAVGSSITGFAPGDEVFGGGNGAFAEYVVCKETALAPLPAGMTMGDAAAMPVAAVTALQGLRDHAEAGPGRSILINGAGGGVGNYAVQIAKALGAEVTAVCGTHNVEIVRSLGADRVIDYTTTDVVAEAAASGRTYDAILDNVGNRSLADCRRLLTDDGVLVIVSGPKKNRLLGPIARSIRAKIRFLIGGQKAVTFTAKETADELAALSRMVEQGQLRSVIDRTYPLAETADAIRYLAEGHSEGKVLIDVIDEAG, from the coding sequence ATGAAGGCGATCGAACAGCGCGGCTACGGCGGCCCCGACCAGCTCGAACTCCGCGACGTCGAGCGGCCTGAGCCGACCGACGACCAGGTGCTCGTCCGTGTCCACGTCGCAGCGACCAACCCGCTCGACTGGCACTTCCTGACGGGGACACCGTGGCTGCTGCGCCTGATGGCCGGCCTCCGCACGCCGAAGCAGCCACGACGGGGTGTCGATCTCGCCGGTGTCGTCGAGGCGGTCGGCTCGTCGATCACCGGGTTCGCTCCGGGCGACGAGGTGTTCGGTGGCGGCAACGGTGCGTTCGCCGAGTACGTCGTGTGCAAGGAGACCGCGCTGGCACCGCTGCCGGCCGGCATGACGATGGGCGACGCGGCGGCGATGCCCGTCGCCGCCGTCACCGCCCTGCAGGGCCTCCGCGACCACGCCGAGGCCGGCCCGGGGCGATCGATCCTGATCAACGGCGCAGGTGGCGGTGTCGGTAACTACGCCGTGCAGATCGCGAAGGCGCTCGGCGCCGAGGTCACCGCCGTGTGCGGCACGCACAACGTCGAGATCGTCCGGTCGCTCGGAGCCGACCGAGTGATCGACTACACCACGACCGACGTCGTCGCCGAGGCCGCCGCTTCCGGCCGAACGTACGACGCGATCCTCGACAACGTCGGCAACCGGTCGTTGGCCGACTGCCGCCGCCTGCTGACCGACGACGGTGTGCTCGTGATCGTCAGCGGCCCGAAGAAGAACCGCCTGCTCGGCCCCATCGCCCGTTCGATCAGGGCGAAGATCAGGTTCCTGATCGGCGGCCAGAAGGCCGTCACGTTCACCGCAAAGGAAACCGCCGACGAACTCGCCGCGCTCTCCCGGATGGTCGAGCAGGGCCAACTGCGGTCGGTGATCGACCGCACCTACCCACTGGCCGAGACCGCCGACGCGATCCGCTACCTCGCCGAAGGCCACTCCGAGGGCAAGGTGCTGATCGACGTGATCGACGAGGCCGGTTGA
- a CDS encoding TetR/AcrR family transcriptional regulator C-terminal domain-containing protein, with the protein MQPLSNESRREMSQNDRTPLTRERILATAIAIADEHGASGLSMRKLAKELGYEVMSLYNHVANKDDLLDGMVDTVAGEIALPAEELPWKRAVRQIAVSWHETLVRHRWAAAMLPQRWPGPNRWRHMDNLLRLLNTADLPDDIADLGFHAVTMHIQGFTQQQINYSTQVPDEAAMFERFRTEVSPEVFPHIVAHVQYHRDTEQHPDEFGFVLDLILDGLERAATQG; encoded by the coding sequence GTGCAACCCCTGAGCAACGAGAGCCGACGAGAAATGTCCCAGAACGACCGAACCCCGCTGACCCGCGAGCGAATCCTCGCGACCGCGATCGCGATCGCCGACGAGCACGGCGCATCGGGCCTCAGCATGCGCAAGCTCGCCAAGGAACTCGGCTACGAGGTGATGTCGCTCTACAACCACGTCGCGAACAAGGACGACCTGCTCGACGGGATGGTCGACACCGTCGCCGGCGAGATCGCCCTGCCGGCCGAGGAGCTGCCGTGGAAACGTGCCGTGCGCCAGATCGCGGTGTCGTGGCACGAGACGCTCGTACGCCACCGCTGGGCCGCCGCGATGTTGCCGCAACGTTGGCCGGGGCCGAACCGGTGGCGGCACATGGACAACCTGCTCCGGCTCTTGAACACCGCCGACCTGCCCGACGACATCGCCGACCTCGGGTTCCACGCCGTCACGATGCACATCCAGGGCTTTACCCAGCAGCAGATCAACTACTCGACGCAGGTCCCCGACGAGGCAGCCATGTTCGAACGGTTCCGAACCGAGGTCTCACCCGAGGTGTTCCCACACATCGTCGCCCACGTGCAGTACCACCGCGACACCGAGCAGCACCCCGACGAGTTCGGGTTCGTACTCGACCTGATCCTCGACGGACTCGAACGAGCTGCGACCCAGGGGTAG
- a CDS encoding PLP-dependent transferase, whose product MPDWTPETWLIAAGRTRVAGDPLNVPPVFASNFFLPHERIYSRSEGTATTDALEELLGGLEGGRALAFGSGMAAVAAVFHRLPVGSRIAVPEDPYHGVAGIVAEGEAQGRWTVDRLDQADTATWIDALQVCDLVWLESPENPLITVADLPAICGAPRPATTLVGVDSTFATPLTQQPLDYGADVVMHSATKFIGGHSDLLAGALMVRRDDLYDEFHQRRLLYGATIGAMEAFLTIRGARTLGLRMDKAQANAMELAQRLESHPAITRVRYPGLPSHDTHEAAKRFMTGFGAMLSFETDGDAARCDVMLGRLELVNHATSLGGVETTVERRASIPGQERIPPTLVRMSVGCEHVDDLWSDLTNALT is encoded by the coding sequence ATGCCGGATTGGACGCCAGAGACGTGGTTGATCGCTGCCGGACGCACCCGGGTCGCCGGTGATCCGCTCAACGTTCCCCCGGTGTTCGCGTCCAACTTCTTCCTGCCCCACGAGCGCATCTACAGCCGCTCGGAGGGCACCGCCACCACCGACGCACTCGAGGAGCTGCTCGGTGGGTTGGAGGGCGGCCGGGCGCTCGCGTTCGGGTCGGGGATGGCGGCCGTCGCCGCCGTGTTCCACCGACTCCCGGTCGGCTCGCGCATCGCCGTGCCAGAGGACCCCTACCACGGCGTGGCCGGCATCGTCGCCGAGGGCGAGGCGCAGGGCCGGTGGACGGTCGACCGACTCGACCAGGCCGACACCGCCACGTGGATCGACGCGCTCCAGGTCTGCGATCTCGTGTGGTTGGAGTCGCCGGAGAACCCGCTGATCACCGTCGCCGACCTGCCGGCGATCTGCGGCGCTCCGCGGCCCGCGACCACGCTCGTCGGCGTCGACTCCACGTTCGCCACGCCGCTCACCCAGCAGCCGCTCGACTACGGCGCCGACGTGGTCATGCACTCGGCGACCAAGTTCATCGGCGGCCACTCCGACCTGCTCGCCGGCGCACTCATGGTGCGCCGCGACGACCTGTACGACGAGTTCCACCAGCGACGCCTGCTGTACGGGGCGACGATCGGCGCCATGGAGGCGTTCCTCACGATCCGCGGTGCCCGCACCCTCGGGCTCCGGATGGACAAGGCGCAGGCCAACGCGATGGAGTTGGCGCAGCGGCTCGAATCCCATCCGGCGATCACACGGGTGCGCTACCCCGGGCTCCCGAGCCACGACACACACGAGGCGGCCAAGCGGTTCATGACCGGGTTCGGCGCGATGCTCTCGTTCGAGACCGACGGCGACGCCGCCCGCTGCGACGTGATGCTCGGCCGACTCGAACTCGTCAACCACGCCACGAGCCTCGGCGGGGTCGAGACCACGGTCGAACGACGCGCATCGATCCCCGGTCAGGAGCGGATCCCGCCGACGCTTGTTCGGATGTCGGTCGGCTGCGAGCACGTCGACGACCTCTGGTCCGACCTCACCAACGCCCTCACCTGA
- a CDS encoding PPOX class F420-dependent oxidoreductase, producing MVKKIPADDRRAQYRASDVELERAELAEHLTGRHRWVLATTRSDGRPQMSLVSGGMIADGRLAIATYPQRAKAKNARRNPHVSVAVMGEAFDDAWVQIDGDAEVLDMPEASDAFVEYFRSISGEHPDWDEYRQAMVDQGKCIILITPTRWSPLSKGGFPPSLFDD from the coding sequence ATGGTGAAGAAGATCCCGGCCGACGACCGACGTGCGCAGTACCGGGCGAGCGACGTCGAACTCGAACGCGCCGAGCTCGCCGAGCACCTCACCGGGCGTCACCGGTGGGTGTTGGCCACGACCCGGTCCGACGGGCGCCCGCAGATGAGCCTGGTGTCGGGTGGCATGATCGCCGACGGTCGCCTCGCGATCGCCACCTACCCGCAGCGCGCCAAGGCGAAGAACGCCCGCCGCAACCCGCACGTGTCGGTCGCCGTGATGGGGGAAGCGTTCGACGACGCGTGGGTGCAGATCGACGGCGACGCCGAGGTGCTCGACATGCCCGAGGCCTCCGACGCGTTCGTCGAGTACTTCCGCAGCATCTCCGGCGAGCACCCCGATTGGGACGAGTACCGACAGGCGATGGTCGATCAGGGCAAGTGCATCATCTTGATCACGCCGACCCGGTGGAGCCCGCTCAGCAAGGGCGGCTTCCCGCCGTCGCTGTTCGACGACTGA
- a CDS encoding xanthine dehydrogenase family protein molybdopterin-binding subunit, with translation MSLLGTRVVRVEDPDLLTVGGKYVDDLAPADAVHATFVRSAMAHAEITGIDTSDALEIPGVIGIYTAADLELPAEPPSMPMLNQSMLRTLLATDRVRYVGEPIAVVISDTAAAGADAVDLVYVDYEPLTAVVTAADSVKDETLLFPDAGTNVVFAGPSQAGDDFFDGCEVTVDLTFNNQRIAPCPLEVRATVARWDTTDEGGQRLTQWSSTQGAHGTRDTLAAATGVDPAQVRVICPDVGGGFGAKNGGYPEDIVVALVAREIDRPVRWVETRSESMLGLVHGRGCVFTATIGGDRDGNVQAYRVHSLQDGGAYPNVGAVLPFITARMVSGVYDIPKIDFSFTSVMTNTVPMGAYRGAGRPEAAAAIERMVEVFAAEIGMDPAEVRRRNFIRPEQFPFTTAVGTEMDTGEYEQALEKVLAAVDYAGLRTEQQRRRNDPAEQRLLGLGWSAYVEIANPIVNGEFGSFELQPDGSVVVLTGSSSHGQGHHTAFAQIASDITGIPMDRIVVRHGDTDEVKRGGGTGGSKSLQIGGSAIWEASEAAVARAKEIAAELLEANPDDVVLDVDNGQFSVAGTPALSKTWVDIAKFVQQDGGEPLRAEIDFQPPGATFPFGVHLSVVEVDRDTGEVTVLRHVACDDAGTLVNPLLVDGQAHGGIASGIAQALMEEFIYDEDGNPNTANFADYGLVSAAELPSFERIEQETPTPRNPIGAKGIGESGTIGATPAVQNAVIDAVAHLGVRHIDMPATAERVWRAIHPT, from the coding sequence ATGAGTCTGCTCGGAACCCGGGTCGTCCGGGTCGAAGATCCCGACCTGTTGACCGTCGGTGGCAAGTACGTCGACGACCTCGCGCCGGCCGACGCCGTCCACGCCACGTTCGTCCGGTCGGCGATGGCGCACGCCGAGATCACGGGCATCGACACGAGCGATGCGCTCGAGATCCCCGGTGTCATCGGGATCTACACGGCCGCCGACCTGGAACTGCCCGCCGAGCCGCCGTCGATGCCGATGCTCAACCAGTCGATGTTGCGCACGCTCCTGGCGACCGATCGGGTCCGGTACGTCGGCGAGCCGATCGCGGTCGTGATCTCCGACACCGCCGCGGCCGGCGCCGACGCCGTCGACTTGGTCTACGTCGATTACGAGCCGTTGACCGCGGTGGTCACCGCGGCCGACTCGGTGAAGGACGAGACGCTGCTGTTCCCCGACGCCGGCACGAACGTCGTGTTCGCCGGACCGTCGCAGGCGGGCGACGACTTCTTCGACGGGTGCGAGGTCACGGTCGACCTGACGTTCAACAACCAGCGCATTGCGCCGTGCCCGCTCGAGGTGCGAGCCACGGTCGCCCGTTGGGACACGACCGACGAGGGCGGGCAGCGGCTCACGCAGTGGTCGTCGACCCAGGGGGCGCACGGCACCCGCGACACGCTCGCCGCGGCGACCGGAGTCGATCCAGCGCAGGTCCGTGTGATCTGCCCCGACGTCGGCGGCGGGTTCGGCGCCAAGAACGGCGGCTATCCCGAGGACATCGTGGTCGCGCTCGTCGCCCGCGAGATCGACCGTCCGGTCCGCTGGGTCGAGACCCGATCCGAGAGCATGCTCGGTCTCGTCCACGGGCGCGGGTGCGTGTTCACGGCGACGATCGGCGGCGACCGCGACGGCAACGTGCAGGCCTACCGGGTCCACAGCCTCCAGGACGGCGGCGCGTATCCGAACGTCGGCGCCGTGCTGCCGTTCATCACGGCCCGAATGGTGTCGGGTGTCTACGACATCCCCAAGATCGATTTCTCGTTCACGTCGGTCATGACCAACACCGTGCCGATGGGTGCCTACCGCGGCGCGGGCCGGCCGGAGGCCGCGGCCGCGATCGAGCGCATGGTCGAGGTGTTCGCCGCCGAGATCGGCATGGATCCCGCCGAGGTGCGCCGCAGGAACTTCATCCGTCCCGAGCAGTTCCCGTTCACGACCGCCGTCGGCACGGAGATGGACACCGGCGAGTACGAGCAGGCGTTGGAGAAGGTGCTCGCCGCCGTCGACTACGCCGGGTTGCGAACCGAGCAGCAGCGTCGCCGCAACGACCCCGCCGAGCAACGGCTGCTCGGCCTCGGTTGGTCGGCGTACGTCGAGATCGCGAACCCGATCGTCAACGGCGAGTTCGGCAGCTTCGAGCTCCAGCCCGACGGCTCGGTCGTCGTGCTGACGGGTTCGTCGTCGCACGGACAGGGCCACCACACAGCGTTCGCTCAGATCGCCAGCGACATCACCGGCATCCCGATGGACCGCATCGTGGTCCGCCACGGCGACACCGACGAGGTCAAGCGCGGTGGCGGGACCGGCGGCTCGAAGTCGCTCCAGATCGGCGGCAGCGCGATCTGGGAGGCGAGCGAAGCCGCGGTCGCGCGAGCGAAGGAGATCGCGGCCGAGTTGCTCGAGGCGAATCCCGACGACGTCGTGCTCGATGTCGACAACGGCCAGTTCTCCGTGGCCGGTACACCGGCGCTGAGCAAGACGTGGGTCGACATCGCCAAGTTCGTGCAGCAGGACGGCGGTGAGCCGCTCCGCGCCGAGATCGACTTCCAACCGCCGGGGGCGACGTTCCCGTTCGGTGTGCACCTGTCGGTGGTCGAGGTCGACCGCGACACGGGCGAGGTCACCGTGCTCCGCCACGTCGCGTGCGACGACGCTGGCACGTTGGTCAACCCGCTGCTCGTCGACGGTCAGGCCCACGGCGGCATCGCGTCGGGCATCGCGCAGGCGTTGATGGAGGAGTTCATCTACGACGAGGACGGCAACCCGAACACCGCCAACTTCGCCGACTACGGCCTGGTGTCGGCGGCCGAGCTGCCGTCGTTCGAACGGATCGAGCAGGAGACCCCGACGCCTCGCAACCCGATCGGCGCCAAGGGCATCGGCGAGTCGGGCACGATCGGGGCCACGCCCGCCGTGCAGAACGCGGTGATCGACGCGGTCGCCCACCTCGGCGTCCGCCACATCGACATGCCCGCCACCGCCGAGCGCGTCTGGCGAGCCATCCACCCCACCTGA
- a CDS encoding O-acetylhomoserine aminocarboxypropyltransferase, with translation MVEPDFLRFDSLSLHAGQRPDPTTGARAVPIYFTTSYSFPDTDEAAALFNLEAPGHIYSRISNPTVAVFEERVAALEGGVGAVATASGTAALHLAVASLLSAGDHIVASKNLYGGSYNMMNLTLPRFGITTTFVDPRDPQAFADAIQPNTKLCYGETLGNPGIEVMDVRAVADVAHAHGLPLMVDSTFSTPYLLRPIEHGADIVMHSATKFLGGHGTALGGVLVDGGRFDWAASDKFPTMTEPYAGYHGIVFAEEFGPAALGMRARAEGLRDFGACMSPHNAFALLQGIETLSLRMARHVENTDRVLEMLAANDAVTWVKHPRVPDHPDHELAQRLYPKGAGAILSFGVNGGRAAGRKFIEAVQLASHLANVGDAKTLVIHPGSTTHGQMSASELDAVGISEDLVRLSVGLEDADDIVDDLARALKASQR, from the coding sequence ATGGTGGAGCCCGACTTCCTGCGTTTCGATTCGCTCAGCCTGCACGCCGGGCAACGGCCCGATCCGACGACGGGCGCCCGGGCGGTGCCGATCTACTTCACGACGTCGTACTCGTTCCCCGACACCGACGAAGCCGCAGCGCTGTTCAACCTGGAGGCGCCCGGTCACATCTACAGCCGGATCTCCAACCCGACCGTCGCCGTGTTCGAGGAGCGCGTTGCGGCACTCGAAGGTGGTGTGGGCGCGGTCGCCACCGCGAGCGGCACGGCCGCACTCCACCTGGCGGTGGCGTCGCTGCTGAGCGCCGGCGACCACATCGTGGCGTCGAAGAACCTGTACGGCGGGTCGTACAACATGATGAACCTGACGCTCCCCCGCTTCGGGATCACGACCACGTTCGTCGACCCGCGCGACCCACAGGCGTTCGCCGACGCCATCCAGCCGAACACGAAGCTGTGCTACGGCGAGACGTTGGGCAACCCCGGCATCGAGGTGATGGACGTCCGAGCCGTCGCCGACGTGGCGCACGCTCACGGGCTGCCGCTGATGGTCGACTCCACGTTCTCCACGCCGTACCTGTTGCGCCCGATCGAGCACGGTGCCGACATCGTGATGCACTCGGCCACCAAATTCCTCGGCGGGCACGGCACCGCGCTCGGTGGGGTGCTCGTCGACGGCGGACGTTTCGACTGGGCCGCGAGCGACAAGTTCCCGACGATGACCGAGCCGTACGCCGGGTACCACGGGATCGTGTTCGCCGAGGAGTTCGGACCGGCCGCACTCGGCATGCGCGCCCGCGCCGAGGGGTTGCGCGACTTCGGTGCCTGCATGAGCCCGCACAACGCGTTCGCGCTGCTGCAGGGCATCGAGACGTTGTCGCTGCGGATGGCGCGCCACGTCGAGAACACCGACCGGGTGCTGGAGATGCTGGCCGCCAACGACGCGGTGACGTGGGTCAAGCATCCGCGTGTGCCCGACCACCCCGACCACGAACTCGCGCAGCGGCTCTACCCGAAGGGAGCGGGCGCGATCTTGAGCTTCGGGGTGAACGGCGGCCGCGCTGCGGGCCGGAAGTTCATCGAGGCGGTGCAGCTCGCGTCGCACCTCGCCAACGTCGGTGACGCCAAGACGCTGGTGATCCACCCGGGGTCGACCACCCACGGCCAGATGTCAGCGAGCGAACTGGACGCGGTCGGCATCAGCGAGGATCTCGTGCGGTTGTCGGTCGGGCTGGAGGACGCCGACGACATCGTGGATGATCTGGCGCGGGCGCTGAAGGCGAGCCAGCGGTGA
- a CDS encoding alpha/beta hydrolase: MIVQVDGADAHAATGGVDITAADGPVVLLIHGAGMDSTVWQLQTRYLAHRGLRAVAVDLPAHGRSAGEALATIDDMADWVARFVAAAALGPVHVVGHSMGTFVALELVRRHPDVVSSITLCGTATGMPVHPELLDAAEHDLPRAAALMAAWGHAKPAHTAPNPTPGLWMSGGSMALVEISRPGVLATDFRACMAYERAVEAAAEVTCPATVVIGLGDKMTPAKGGRALAAALPSATVIELLGIGHQMMTEDPTAVKRAILATVDA, encoded by the coding sequence GTGATCGTGCAGGTCGACGGTGCCGATGCCCACGCCGCGACCGGCGGTGTCGACATCACCGCTGCCGACGGCCCGGTCGTGCTGTTGATCCACGGCGCCGGTATGGACTCGACCGTCTGGCAGCTCCAGACCCGCTACCTCGCGCATCGTGGCCTGCGGGCGGTTGCGGTCGACCTGCCCGCCCACGGTCGGAGCGCCGGCGAGGCGTTGGCGACGATCGACGACATGGCCGACTGGGTCGCCCGGTTCGTGGCGGCCGCGGCGCTCGGTCCGGTCCACGTGGTCGGGCATTCGATGGGCACGTTCGTCGCGCTCGAACTGGTGCGTCGGCACCCGGACGTCGTCTCGTCGATCACGCTGTGTGGCACGGCGACGGGCATGCCAGTGCATCCCGAACTGCTCGACGCCGCCGAGCACGACCTGCCCCGTGCGGCCGCGTTGATGGCGGCGTGGGGACACGCCAAACCCGCCCACACCGCTCCGAACCCGACACCGGGACTGTGGATGTCGGGCGGATCGATGGCACTGGTGGAGATCAGCCGGCCCGGTGTGTTGGCGACCGACTTCCGAGCGTGCATGGCCTACGAGCGCGCCGTCGAGGCGGCCGCCGAGGTGACGTGCCCCGCGACCGTGGTGATCGGCCTCGGCGACAAGATGACGCCGGCGAAGGGCGGTCGTGCGCTCGCAGCAGCACTGCCATCGGCGACCGTGATCGAGCTTCTCGGCATCGGCCACCAGATGATGACCGAAGACCCGACCGCCGTGAAGCGAGCGATCCTCGCGACCGTCGACGCCTGA
- a CDS encoding zinc-binding dehydrogenase, which produces MTADVLAATLVAPGQLELRRYPYPVELEPGAVVLRMLASGICGTDKHTFKGETQQYAGTDHASSTPFPIVQGHENLGVIAEIGAGGATAFDGSPLAVGDRVVPAPNRSCGECEYCIGDFPYYFCRRLENYGNSLTSAEAPHLFGGWAEHLYVRPRTPIFKVPDGLPDQVAVLTEIFAVTHSLDLARDMPRPGGFLEGDTVAIMGAGPIGIAHAAKARLMGASTVIAIDPFRPRAELTGELGATDLIVASAGDTSLVGHVRDLTNGRGVDLVVDATGHPDSFGPSLELLRDGGTLVEVGAFVDLGTVPINPATILGRNLTIFGVAGEDARAYDRTLAMFAEHHERVPFHRVVTHEFPLADVEDAMQTALSADTAMKVILRPNG; this is translated from the coding sequence ATGACCGCCGATGTGCTCGCCGCCACGCTGGTGGCCCCCGGACAGCTGGAGCTTCGACGCTACCCGTACCCCGTCGAACTCGAACCGGGTGCGGTGGTGCTCCGCATGCTGGCGTCGGGCATCTGCGGTACCGACAAGCACACGTTCAAGGGCGAGACCCAGCAGTACGCCGGCACCGACCACGCGTCGAGCACGCCGTTCCCGATCGTGCAGGGTCACGAGAACCTCGGTGTGATCGCAGAGATCGGCGCGGGCGGAGCCACCGCGTTCGACGGTTCGCCGCTGGCCGTCGGCGACCGGGTCGTTCCGGCACCGAACCGATCGTGTGGCGAGTGCGAGTACTGCATCGGTGACTTCCCGTACTACTTCTGTCGACGGCTCGAGAACTACGGCAACTCGCTCACGTCAGCCGAGGCGCCGCACCTGTTCGGAGGCTGGGCCGAGCACCTCTACGTCCGACCGCGCACCCCGATCTTCAAGGTGCCGGACGGTCTCCCCGACCAAGTCGCGGTGCTGACCGAGATCTTCGCGGTGACGCACAGCCTCGACCTCGCCCGCGACATGCCGCGCCCCGGCGGGTTCCTGGAGGGCGACACGGTCGCGATCATGGGTGCCGGTCCGATCGGGATCGCACATGCAGCGAAGGCCCGACTGATGGGTGCGTCGACGGTGATCGCGATCGACCCGTTCCGGCCGCGGGCCGAACTGACGGGCGAGCTCGGTGCGACCGATCTGATCGTCGCCTCGGCCGGTGACACCTCGCTCGTCGGTCATGTTCGCGATCTGACGAACGGGCGTGGGGTCGATCTCGTGGTCGATGCGACCGGCCACCCCGACAGCTTCGGACCGTCGCTCGAACTGCTTCGTGACGGCGGGACACTCGTCGAGGTCGGCGCGTTCGTCGACCTCGGCACGGTGCCGATCAATCCCGCCACCATTCTCGGGCGCAACCTCACGATCTTCGGCGTGGCCGGCGAGGACGCCCGCGCCTACGACCGGACACTGGCGATGTTCGCCGAGCACCACGAACGGGTGCCGTTCCACCGAGTGGTGACGCACGAGTTCCCATTGGCCGACGTCGAGGACGCGATGCAGACGGCGCTCAGCGCCGACACAGCGATGAAGGTCATCCTCCGCCCGAACGGCTGA